A portion of the Punica granatum isolate Tunisia-2019 chromosome 7, ASM765513v2, whole genome shotgun sequence genome contains these proteins:
- the LOC116215602 gene encoding KH domain-containing protein At4g18375-like isoform X1, translating to MVDSGKRPRPRDHEGDNKAFKRRATDRDEKGSDDLVVYRILCPDGVIGSVIGKSGKVINSIRQDTRAKVKVVDPFRGSKHRVITIYCYVKEKGSFDLDDDFDEEKPLCPAQDALLRVHSAIATSVASAFSESDNGKGRRDREECQILVPTSQSATIIGKAGTTIKRVRSKTRTHIKVTPKDSSDPSHSCAMDFDNFVVITGEPESVKKALFAVSAIMYRFSPKEDVPLDTTVPENPPSIIIPPDIPIYPPTGLYPSASDPLSSRAVPPILTSVPELQGFADAANPWPMYSSALPLVSGLGGSSRSEELIVRVLCPFDKIGRVIGKGGGTIKSIRQATGARIEVNDTKNDRDECIITVSSTESPDDLKSMAVEAVLMLQGKINDEDENTVSMRLLIPSKVIGCIIGKSGSIVSEIRKTTRADIRISKGKIPKCAEANDELVEVGGEVGNVRDALIQIVLRLRDDVLKEKDGNQNLSAGTDSLYAGGGTGLSLSSVLPPIPPPVAPLGYDQRAEAGSGLGMVSSSSLYGYGSLSMGDNGYGSMSSYTSKLFSGLEPPPSALEILVPANAVGKVIGKGGANIANIRKVVILFREVNFAISVPLLLPLPSSSYLSPLSLFLPLCFLNSLPLLPSLPLSLSFFPSSIPLQITVSMDFCSYGLSVLHSLSLSSLEHAIAFDSFEFDTSFALLIRSKLLSLLKTA from the exons ATGGTTGATTCTGGGAAACGACCTCGTCCCAGAGACCACGAGGGTGACAACAAGGCCTTCAAGAGACGTGCGACGGACAGAGATGAGAAGGGCAGCGACGATTTGGTCGTGTACAGAATACTCTGCCCCGACGGGGTCATTGGGAGCGTCATCGGTAAGAGCGGTAAGGTCATCAACTCCATAAGACAGGACACGAGAGCAAAGGTCAAGGTGGTTGACCCGTTCCGTGGTTCTAAGCATCGGGTCATAACCATATACTGCTATGTCAAGGAGAAGGGAAGTTTCGATCTTGATGATGATTTCGACGAGGAGAAGCCTCTCTGCCCGGCACAGGATGCCCTTCTTAGGGTACATTCTGCAATTGCAACTTCAGTTGCAAGCGCTTTTTCCGAGTCAGACAACGGCAAAGGTAGGAGAGACAGGGAGGAATGCCAGATTCTTGTCCCGACAAGCCAATCAGCAACGATCATTGGGAAGGCCGGTACTACTATTAAGAGAGTGAGGAGCAAGACTCGGACACACATTAAGGTCACCCCCAAGGATTCATCAGACCCGAGTCACTCGTGTGCAATGGATTTCGACAACTTCGTCGTG ATAACGGGCGAGCCAGAATCAGTAAAAAAAGCACTGTTTGCAGTCTCTGCGATTATGTACAGGTTCAGCCCCAAGGAGGATGTACCCCTTGATACCACCGTACCTGAAAATCCTCCGAGCATAATAATCCCTCCTGATATTCCCATATACCCTCCAACTGGACTTTACCCTAGTGCCAGCGATCCACTTTCTTCCAGAGCTGTTCCTCCAATCTTAACATCTGTACCGGAGCTTCAGGGTTTTGCTGATGCTGCAAATCCATGGCCCATGTATTCATCAGCCCTCCCTTTAGTTTCTGGCCTTGGAGGCTCTTCTCGGTCGGAGGAGTTGATTGTTAGGGTCTTGTGCCCCTTTGACAAGatcggacgtgtcattggaaAGGGAGGGGGTACTATTAAGAGCATAAGGCAGGCCACTGGGGCTCGCATTGAGGTTAATGATACCAAGAATGATCGTGATGAGTGTATAATTACAGTTTCTTCAACAGAG TCACCCGATGATCTGAAATCCATGGCTGTTGAAGCTGTTCTGATGCTCCAAGGCAAGATAAATGATGAAGATGAAAACACTGTTTCAATGCGACTCCTCATTCCATCGAAGGTCATTGGTTGCATTATAGGAAAGAGTGGTTCTATAGTTAGTGAAATTCGCAAGACAACTAGAGCAGATATTCGTATCTCCAAGGGCAAGATACCGAAATGTGCTGAAGCAAATGATGAACTAGTTGAG GTTGGTGGAGAAGTGGGAAATGTAAGAGATGCCCTTATACAAATTGTGCTGAGGCTCCGAGATGATGTATTGAAAGAAAAGGATGGCAATCAGAACCTCTCTGCAGGGACTGATTCTCTATATGCTGGGGGTGGGACTGGTCTTTCTCTATCATCTGTGTTGCCTCCTATTCCTCCTCCAGTTGCTCCATTGGGTTATGACCAGAGGGCTGAAGCTGGTAGTGGCTTGGGCATGGTTTCTTCAAGCAGCCTTTATGGATATGGTTCTCTATCG ATGGGTGATAATGGCTATGGATCTATGTCCTCCTACACATCCAAGTTGTTCAGTGG TTTGGAACCTCCTCCTTCAGCACTTGAAATCTTGGTCCCTGCAAATGCTGTAGGAAAAGTGATTGGTAAAGGAGGGGCAAATATAGCAAATATCCGTAAGGTTGTCATCCTCTTTCGTGAAGTTAATTTTGCTATTTCTGTTCCATTACTCTTGCCTCTTCCCTCTTCCTCCTatctctcccctctctctctctttctcccccTTTGCTTCCTaaactctctccctctccttccCTCACTGcctctctcactctctttctttccatCCTCCATCCCATTGCAAATTACCGTGTCAATGGACTTTTGCTCTTATGGGCTTTCTGtgttgcactctctctctttgtccAGTCTTGAACATGCCATTGCTTTTGACAGTTTTGAGTTTGATACGTCCTTTGCCTTGCTGATAAGATCAAAGTTGCTGAGTTTGTTGAAAACTGCATAG
- the LOC116215602 gene encoding KH domain-containing protein At4g18375-like isoform X4 produces MVDSGKRPRPRDHEGDNKAFKRRATDRDEKGSDDLVVYRILCPDGVIGSVIGKSGKVINSIRQDTRAKVKVVDPFRGSKHRVITIYCYVKEKGSFDLDDDFDEEKPLCPAQDALLRVHSAIATSVASAFSESDNGKGRRDREECQILVPTSQSATIIGKAGTTIKRVRSKTRTHIKVTPKDSSDPSHSCAMDFDNFVVITGEPESVKKALFAVSAIMYRFSPKEDVPLDTTVPENPPSIIIPPDIPIYPPTGLYPSASDPLSSRAVPPILTSVPELQGFADAANPWPMYSSALPLVSGLGGSSRSEELIVRVLCPFDKIGRVIGKGGGTIKSIRQATGARIEVNDTKNDRDECIITVSSTESPDDLKSMAVEAVLMLQGKINDEDENTVSMRLLIPSKVIGCIIGKSGSIVSEIRKTTRADIRISKGKIPKCAEANDELVEVGGEVGNVRDALIQIVLRLRDDVLKEKDGNQNLSAGTDSLYAGGGTGLSLSSVLPPIPPPVAPLGYDQRAEAGSGLGMVSSSSLYGYGSLSMGDNGYGSMSSYTSKLFSGLEPPPSALEILVPANAVGKVIGKGGANIANIRKINILCLEFIQLP; encoded by the exons ATGGTTGATTCTGGGAAACGACCTCGTCCCAGAGACCACGAGGGTGACAACAAGGCCTTCAAGAGACGTGCGACGGACAGAGATGAGAAGGGCAGCGACGATTTGGTCGTGTACAGAATACTCTGCCCCGACGGGGTCATTGGGAGCGTCATCGGTAAGAGCGGTAAGGTCATCAACTCCATAAGACAGGACACGAGAGCAAAGGTCAAGGTGGTTGACCCGTTCCGTGGTTCTAAGCATCGGGTCATAACCATATACTGCTATGTCAAGGAGAAGGGAAGTTTCGATCTTGATGATGATTTCGACGAGGAGAAGCCTCTCTGCCCGGCACAGGATGCCCTTCTTAGGGTACATTCTGCAATTGCAACTTCAGTTGCAAGCGCTTTTTCCGAGTCAGACAACGGCAAAGGTAGGAGAGACAGGGAGGAATGCCAGATTCTTGTCCCGACAAGCCAATCAGCAACGATCATTGGGAAGGCCGGTACTACTATTAAGAGAGTGAGGAGCAAGACTCGGACACACATTAAGGTCACCCCCAAGGATTCATCAGACCCGAGTCACTCGTGTGCAATGGATTTCGACAACTTCGTCGTG ATAACGGGCGAGCCAGAATCAGTAAAAAAAGCACTGTTTGCAGTCTCTGCGATTATGTACAGGTTCAGCCCCAAGGAGGATGTACCCCTTGATACCACCGTACCTGAAAATCCTCCGAGCATAATAATCCCTCCTGATATTCCCATATACCCTCCAACTGGACTTTACCCTAGTGCCAGCGATCCACTTTCTTCCAGAGCTGTTCCTCCAATCTTAACATCTGTACCGGAGCTTCAGGGTTTTGCTGATGCTGCAAATCCATGGCCCATGTATTCATCAGCCCTCCCTTTAGTTTCTGGCCTTGGAGGCTCTTCTCGGTCGGAGGAGTTGATTGTTAGGGTCTTGTGCCCCTTTGACAAGatcggacgtgtcattggaaAGGGAGGGGGTACTATTAAGAGCATAAGGCAGGCCACTGGGGCTCGCATTGAGGTTAATGATACCAAGAATGATCGTGATGAGTGTATAATTACAGTTTCTTCAACAGAG TCACCCGATGATCTGAAATCCATGGCTGTTGAAGCTGTTCTGATGCTCCAAGGCAAGATAAATGATGAAGATGAAAACACTGTTTCAATGCGACTCCTCATTCCATCGAAGGTCATTGGTTGCATTATAGGAAAGAGTGGTTCTATAGTTAGTGAAATTCGCAAGACAACTAGAGCAGATATTCGTATCTCCAAGGGCAAGATACCGAAATGTGCTGAAGCAAATGATGAACTAGTTGAG GTTGGTGGAGAAGTGGGAAATGTAAGAGATGCCCTTATACAAATTGTGCTGAGGCTCCGAGATGATGTATTGAAAGAAAAGGATGGCAATCAGAACCTCTCTGCAGGGACTGATTCTCTATATGCTGGGGGTGGGACTGGTCTTTCTCTATCATCTGTGTTGCCTCCTATTCCTCCTCCAGTTGCTCCATTGGGTTATGACCAGAGGGCTGAAGCTGGTAGTGGCTTGGGCATGGTTTCTTCAAGCAGCCTTTATGGATATGGTTCTCTATCG ATGGGTGATAATGGCTATGGATCTATGTCCTCCTACACATCCAAGTTGTTCAGTGG TTTGGAACCTCCTCCTTCAGCACTTGAAATCTTGGTCCCTGCAAATGCTGTAGGAAAAGTGATTGGTAAAGGAGGGGCAAATATAGCAAATATCCGTAAG ATCAATATATTGTGTCTAGAATTTATCCAGCTGCCATAG
- the LOC116215602 gene encoding KH domain-containing protein At4g18375-like isoform X5, translated as MVDSGKRPRPRDHEGDNKAFKRRATDRDEKGSDDLVVYRILCPDGVIGSVIGKSGKVINSIRQDTRAKVKVVDPFRGSKHRVITIYCYVKEKGSFDLDDDFDEEKPLCPAQDALLRVHSAIATSVASAFSESDNGKGRRDREECQILVPTSQSATIIGKAGTTIKRVRSKTRTHIKVTPKDSSDPSHSCAMDFDNFVVITGEPESVKKALFAVSAIMYRFSPKEDVPLDTTVPENPPSIIIPPDIPIYPPTGLYPSASDPLSSRAVPPILTSVPELQGFADAANPWPMYSSALPLVSGLGGSSRSEELIVRVLCPFDKIGRVIGKGGGTIKSIRQATGARIEVNDTKNDRDECIITVSSTESPDDLKSMAVEAVLMLQGKINDEDENTVSMRLLIPSKVIGCIIGKSGSIVSEIRKTTRADIRISKGKIPKCAEANDELVEVGGEVGNVRDALIQIVLRLRDDVLKEKDGNQNLSAGTDSLYAGGGTGLSLSSVLPPIPPPVAPLGYDQRAEAGSGLGMVSSSSLYGYGSLSMGDNGYGSMSSYTSKLFSGLEPPPSALEILVPANAVGKVIGKGGANIANIRKVVILFREVNFAISVPLLLPLPSSSYLSPLSLFLPLCFLNSLPLLPSLPLSLSQISGAMIEISDPKSSRGDRIAHIAGTPEQNRTAENLIQAFIMST; from the exons ATGGTTGATTCTGGGAAACGACCTCGTCCCAGAGACCACGAGGGTGACAACAAGGCCTTCAAGAGACGTGCGACGGACAGAGATGAGAAGGGCAGCGACGATTTGGTCGTGTACAGAATACTCTGCCCCGACGGGGTCATTGGGAGCGTCATCGGTAAGAGCGGTAAGGTCATCAACTCCATAAGACAGGACACGAGAGCAAAGGTCAAGGTGGTTGACCCGTTCCGTGGTTCTAAGCATCGGGTCATAACCATATACTGCTATGTCAAGGAGAAGGGAAGTTTCGATCTTGATGATGATTTCGACGAGGAGAAGCCTCTCTGCCCGGCACAGGATGCCCTTCTTAGGGTACATTCTGCAATTGCAACTTCAGTTGCAAGCGCTTTTTCCGAGTCAGACAACGGCAAAGGTAGGAGAGACAGGGAGGAATGCCAGATTCTTGTCCCGACAAGCCAATCAGCAACGATCATTGGGAAGGCCGGTACTACTATTAAGAGAGTGAGGAGCAAGACTCGGACACACATTAAGGTCACCCCCAAGGATTCATCAGACCCGAGTCACTCGTGTGCAATGGATTTCGACAACTTCGTCGTG ATAACGGGCGAGCCAGAATCAGTAAAAAAAGCACTGTTTGCAGTCTCTGCGATTATGTACAGGTTCAGCCCCAAGGAGGATGTACCCCTTGATACCACCGTACCTGAAAATCCTCCGAGCATAATAATCCCTCCTGATATTCCCATATACCCTCCAACTGGACTTTACCCTAGTGCCAGCGATCCACTTTCTTCCAGAGCTGTTCCTCCAATCTTAACATCTGTACCGGAGCTTCAGGGTTTTGCTGATGCTGCAAATCCATGGCCCATGTATTCATCAGCCCTCCCTTTAGTTTCTGGCCTTGGAGGCTCTTCTCGGTCGGAGGAGTTGATTGTTAGGGTCTTGTGCCCCTTTGACAAGatcggacgtgtcattggaaAGGGAGGGGGTACTATTAAGAGCATAAGGCAGGCCACTGGGGCTCGCATTGAGGTTAATGATACCAAGAATGATCGTGATGAGTGTATAATTACAGTTTCTTCAACAGAG TCACCCGATGATCTGAAATCCATGGCTGTTGAAGCTGTTCTGATGCTCCAAGGCAAGATAAATGATGAAGATGAAAACACTGTTTCAATGCGACTCCTCATTCCATCGAAGGTCATTGGTTGCATTATAGGAAAGAGTGGTTCTATAGTTAGTGAAATTCGCAAGACAACTAGAGCAGATATTCGTATCTCCAAGGGCAAGATACCGAAATGTGCTGAAGCAAATGATGAACTAGTTGAG GTTGGTGGAGAAGTGGGAAATGTAAGAGATGCCCTTATACAAATTGTGCTGAGGCTCCGAGATGATGTATTGAAAGAAAAGGATGGCAATCAGAACCTCTCTGCAGGGACTGATTCTCTATATGCTGGGGGTGGGACTGGTCTTTCTCTATCATCTGTGTTGCCTCCTATTCCTCCTCCAGTTGCTCCATTGGGTTATGACCAGAGGGCTGAAGCTGGTAGTGGCTTGGGCATGGTTTCTTCAAGCAGCCTTTATGGATATGGTTCTCTATCG ATGGGTGATAATGGCTATGGATCTATGTCCTCCTACACATCCAAGTTGTTCAGTGG TTTGGAACCTCCTCCTTCAGCACTTGAAATCTTGGTCCCTGCAAATGCTGTAGGAAAAGTGATTGGTAAAGGAGGGGCAAATATAGCAAATATCCGTAAGGTTGTCATCCTCTTTCGTGAAGTTAATTTTGCTATTTCTGTTCCATTACTCTTGCCTCTTCCCTCTTCCTCCTatctctcccctctctctctctttctcccccTTTGCTTCCTaaactctctccctctccttccCTCACTGcctctctcactctc CCAGATATCTGGTGCAATGATAGAGATTTCTGATCCCAAATCTTCCCGGGGTGATCGTATCGCTCATATAGCCGGCACTCCTGAGCAGAACCGTACAGCCGAAAACTTGATTCAAGCATTTATAATGTCCACCTGA
- the LOC116215602 gene encoding KH domain-containing protein At4g18375-like isoform X2: MVDSGKRPRPRDHEGDNKAFKRRATDRDEKGSDDLVVYRILCPDGVIGSVIGKSGKVINSIRQDTRAKVKVVDPFRGSKHRVITIYCYVKEKGSFDLDDDFDEEKPLCPAQDALLRVHSAIATSVASAFSESDNGKGRRDREECQILVPTSQSATIIGKAGTTIKRVRSKTRTHIKVTPKDSSDPSHSCAMDFDNFVVITGEPESVKKALFAVSAIMYRFSPKEDVPLDTTVPENPPSIIIPPDIPIYPPTGLYPSASDPLSSRAVPPILTSVPELQGFADAANPWPMYSSALPLVSGLGGSSRSEELIVRVLCPFDKIGRVIGKGGGTIKSIRQATGARIEVNDTKNDRDECIITVSSTESPDDLKSMAVEAVLMLQGKINDEDENTVSMRLLIPSKVIGCIIGKSGSIVSEIRKTTRADIRISKGKIPKCAEANDELVEVGGEVGNVRDALIQIVLRLRDDVLKEKDGNQNLSAGTDSLYAGGGTGLSLSSVLPPIPPPVAPLGYDQRAEAGSGLGMVSSSSLYGYGSLSMGDNGYGSMSSYTSKLFSGLEPPPSALEILVPANAVGKVIGKGGANIANIRKISGAMIEISDPKSSRGDRIAHIAGTPEQNRTAENLIQAFIMST; the protein is encoded by the exons ATGGTTGATTCTGGGAAACGACCTCGTCCCAGAGACCACGAGGGTGACAACAAGGCCTTCAAGAGACGTGCGACGGACAGAGATGAGAAGGGCAGCGACGATTTGGTCGTGTACAGAATACTCTGCCCCGACGGGGTCATTGGGAGCGTCATCGGTAAGAGCGGTAAGGTCATCAACTCCATAAGACAGGACACGAGAGCAAAGGTCAAGGTGGTTGACCCGTTCCGTGGTTCTAAGCATCGGGTCATAACCATATACTGCTATGTCAAGGAGAAGGGAAGTTTCGATCTTGATGATGATTTCGACGAGGAGAAGCCTCTCTGCCCGGCACAGGATGCCCTTCTTAGGGTACATTCTGCAATTGCAACTTCAGTTGCAAGCGCTTTTTCCGAGTCAGACAACGGCAAAGGTAGGAGAGACAGGGAGGAATGCCAGATTCTTGTCCCGACAAGCCAATCAGCAACGATCATTGGGAAGGCCGGTACTACTATTAAGAGAGTGAGGAGCAAGACTCGGACACACATTAAGGTCACCCCCAAGGATTCATCAGACCCGAGTCACTCGTGTGCAATGGATTTCGACAACTTCGTCGTG ATAACGGGCGAGCCAGAATCAGTAAAAAAAGCACTGTTTGCAGTCTCTGCGATTATGTACAGGTTCAGCCCCAAGGAGGATGTACCCCTTGATACCACCGTACCTGAAAATCCTCCGAGCATAATAATCCCTCCTGATATTCCCATATACCCTCCAACTGGACTTTACCCTAGTGCCAGCGATCCACTTTCTTCCAGAGCTGTTCCTCCAATCTTAACATCTGTACCGGAGCTTCAGGGTTTTGCTGATGCTGCAAATCCATGGCCCATGTATTCATCAGCCCTCCCTTTAGTTTCTGGCCTTGGAGGCTCTTCTCGGTCGGAGGAGTTGATTGTTAGGGTCTTGTGCCCCTTTGACAAGatcggacgtgtcattggaaAGGGAGGGGGTACTATTAAGAGCATAAGGCAGGCCACTGGGGCTCGCATTGAGGTTAATGATACCAAGAATGATCGTGATGAGTGTATAATTACAGTTTCTTCAACAGAG TCACCCGATGATCTGAAATCCATGGCTGTTGAAGCTGTTCTGATGCTCCAAGGCAAGATAAATGATGAAGATGAAAACACTGTTTCAATGCGACTCCTCATTCCATCGAAGGTCATTGGTTGCATTATAGGAAAGAGTGGTTCTATAGTTAGTGAAATTCGCAAGACAACTAGAGCAGATATTCGTATCTCCAAGGGCAAGATACCGAAATGTGCTGAAGCAAATGATGAACTAGTTGAG GTTGGTGGAGAAGTGGGAAATGTAAGAGATGCCCTTATACAAATTGTGCTGAGGCTCCGAGATGATGTATTGAAAGAAAAGGATGGCAATCAGAACCTCTCTGCAGGGACTGATTCTCTATATGCTGGGGGTGGGACTGGTCTTTCTCTATCATCTGTGTTGCCTCCTATTCCTCCTCCAGTTGCTCCATTGGGTTATGACCAGAGGGCTGAAGCTGGTAGTGGCTTGGGCATGGTTTCTTCAAGCAGCCTTTATGGATATGGTTCTCTATCG ATGGGTGATAATGGCTATGGATCTATGTCCTCCTACACATCCAAGTTGTTCAGTGG TTTGGAACCTCCTCCTTCAGCACTTGAAATCTTGGTCCCTGCAAATGCTGTAGGAAAAGTGATTGGTAAAGGAGGGGCAAATATAGCAAATATCCGTAAG ATATCTGGTGCAATGATAGAGATTTCTGATCCCAAATCTTCCCGGGGTGATCGTATCGCTCATATAGCCGGCACTCCTGAGCAGAACCGTACAGCCGAAAACTTGATTCAAGCATTTATAATGTCCACCTGA
- the LOC116215602 gene encoding KH domain-containing protein At4g18375-like isoform X3: protein MVDSGKRPRPRDHEGDNKAFKRRATDRDEKGSDDLVVYRILCPDGVIGSVIGKSGKVINSIRQDTRAKVKVVDPFRGSKHRVITIYCYVKEKGSFDLDDDFDEEKPLCPAQDALLRVHSAIATSVASAFSESDNGKGRRDREECQILVPTSQSATIIGKAGTTIKRVRSKTRTHIKVTPKDSSDPSHSCAMDFDNFVVITGEPESVKKALFAVSAIMYRFSPKEDVPLDTTVPENPPSIIIPPDIPIYPPTGLYPSASDPLSSRAVPPILTSVPELQGFADAANPWPMYSSALPLVSGLGGSSRSEELIVRVLCPFDKIGRVIGKGGGTIKSIRQATGARIEVNDTKNDRDECIITVSSTESPDDLKSMAVEAVLMLQGKINDEDENTVSMRLLIPSKVIGCIIGKSGSIVSEIRKTTRADIRISKGKIPKCAEANDELVEVGGEVGNVRDALIQIVLRLRDDVLKEKDGNQNLSAGTDSLYAGGGTGLSLSSVLPPIPPPVAPLGYDQRAEAGSGLGMVSSSSLYGYGSLSMGDNGYGSMSSYTSKLFSGLEPPPSALEILVPANAVGKVIGKGGANIANIRKVKHMLINIPSADQYIVSRIYPAAIAPSGGNKA from the exons ATGGTTGATTCTGGGAAACGACCTCGTCCCAGAGACCACGAGGGTGACAACAAGGCCTTCAAGAGACGTGCGACGGACAGAGATGAGAAGGGCAGCGACGATTTGGTCGTGTACAGAATACTCTGCCCCGACGGGGTCATTGGGAGCGTCATCGGTAAGAGCGGTAAGGTCATCAACTCCATAAGACAGGACACGAGAGCAAAGGTCAAGGTGGTTGACCCGTTCCGTGGTTCTAAGCATCGGGTCATAACCATATACTGCTATGTCAAGGAGAAGGGAAGTTTCGATCTTGATGATGATTTCGACGAGGAGAAGCCTCTCTGCCCGGCACAGGATGCCCTTCTTAGGGTACATTCTGCAATTGCAACTTCAGTTGCAAGCGCTTTTTCCGAGTCAGACAACGGCAAAGGTAGGAGAGACAGGGAGGAATGCCAGATTCTTGTCCCGACAAGCCAATCAGCAACGATCATTGGGAAGGCCGGTACTACTATTAAGAGAGTGAGGAGCAAGACTCGGACACACATTAAGGTCACCCCCAAGGATTCATCAGACCCGAGTCACTCGTGTGCAATGGATTTCGACAACTTCGTCGTG ATAACGGGCGAGCCAGAATCAGTAAAAAAAGCACTGTTTGCAGTCTCTGCGATTATGTACAGGTTCAGCCCCAAGGAGGATGTACCCCTTGATACCACCGTACCTGAAAATCCTCCGAGCATAATAATCCCTCCTGATATTCCCATATACCCTCCAACTGGACTTTACCCTAGTGCCAGCGATCCACTTTCTTCCAGAGCTGTTCCTCCAATCTTAACATCTGTACCGGAGCTTCAGGGTTTTGCTGATGCTGCAAATCCATGGCCCATGTATTCATCAGCCCTCCCTTTAGTTTCTGGCCTTGGAGGCTCTTCTCGGTCGGAGGAGTTGATTGTTAGGGTCTTGTGCCCCTTTGACAAGatcggacgtgtcattggaaAGGGAGGGGGTACTATTAAGAGCATAAGGCAGGCCACTGGGGCTCGCATTGAGGTTAATGATACCAAGAATGATCGTGATGAGTGTATAATTACAGTTTCTTCAACAGAG TCACCCGATGATCTGAAATCCATGGCTGTTGAAGCTGTTCTGATGCTCCAAGGCAAGATAAATGATGAAGATGAAAACACTGTTTCAATGCGACTCCTCATTCCATCGAAGGTCATTGGTTGCATTATAGGAAAGAGTGGTTCTATAGTTAGTGAAATTCGCAAGACAACTAGAGCAGATATTCGTATCTCCAAGGGCAAGATACCGAAATGTGCTGAAGCAAATGATGAACTAGTTGAG GTTGGTGGAGAAGTGGGAAATGTAAGAGATGCCCTTATACAAATTGTGCTGAGGCTCCGAGATGATGTATTGAAAGAAAAGGATGGCAATCAGAACCTCTCTGCAGGGACTGATTCTCTATATGCTGGGGGTGGGACTGGTCTTTCTCTATCATCTGTGTTGCCTCCTATTCCTCCTCCAGTTGCTCCATTGGGTTATGACCAGAGGGCTGAAGCTGGTAGTGGCTTGGGCATGGTTTCTTCAAGCAGCCTTTATGGATATGGTTCTCTATCG ATGGGTGATAATGGCTATGGATCTATGTCCTCCTACACATCCAAGTTGTTCAGTGG TTTGGAACCTCCTCCTTCAGCACTTGAAATCTTGGTCCCTGCAAATGCTGTAGGAAAAGTGATTGGTAAAGGAGGGGCAAATATAGCAAATATCCGTAAG GTAAAACACATGTTGATTAATATCCCATCAGCAGATCAATATATTGTGTCTAGAATTTATCCAGCTGCCATAGCTCCGTCCGGTGGAAACAAAGCTTAG